One Salvia miltiorrhiza cultivar Shanhuang (shh) chromosome 6, IMPLAD_Smil_shh, whole genome shotgun sequence genomic window, CTGTCAAATGGATCATACCTTGTTCTGTAGTATGCCACTTCCTCAAGTggacccttctctctctcatacACACACACAGGCATTAATCATACATGCATAAGTATATCTATATTTGACAATATTCAAGATGTATTTAttgctaattaaataaaacactTGATATAAAATTGCTAAACAATTTTAAGATATGTTTAGgatgaaaatgaaaagtaaaatcTCTTTTACGAGTATGTAATTTTTGTACCGGTCTGAAtagctactccctccgtccccactgtgtctgagactctttctattttgggcgtcccactgtaagtgagactctttcctttttgagtaaaagtttttttctttaaacatcttttcactttttcacctacacacaaaatacacctttcttaattctcgtgcccaaaaaaaatgtctcactttcagtgggacggagggagtaacaattaGTGGGCATTACTATTTACTATATGGGTTTAGAACGAGAACTAATAGTAAATCACTTTTAATATATAGTCTTCATCGATCTATATCAAATGATATACACATGATatgtattttttcaatatttttttaatttcaatgtaTTTATACACACGCATGTAAAGTGACGGCATCTTGTTTGTTACATAtcaagtttaattttaaaaaataattgagaTGAACAAGGTTTAATTTGTTAAAGTATAgagtatattatatattgtgaGTAAAATATGAAACAGAATCTCAGTAGCTAGTACGTCATATAACAGTTCAAAACagacaataaaataaaatatttagtgATGTACAAGTTGACTCTTTTGTTTTAAGTATGgagttttcatatttaattaaaagagCATATATAGGGTACAATTACAATTTTCAAGATTCTTTCACCTTCtcctctattttaattttttttaggaacAACAAGAATCATGGCTttcttataattaataaattttagcctttcttatttttatttcttttagaaaaagggaaataaaagaaggaaataaaattttttaGTGATCATTAGCGTCATGTATGTCAAATGCATGATATAAGCCTAAGCGATAATTTATGGCAGGCTTGATATTATGtgagtatatatatttacatttaATTCAAGGGCACTATTCACAATTTTATGGAAGGAATTTGCCATATATTTATTCACACAACTTTATACACACATGATCCACCATAAGCCTTCATTTTTTATTCTCACTATAATAACATTATAATACTAAAAGTGAATCAATTTCTCAACATACTCATGTGAGTCACGTAATATTTACTATTAAAATTTGTACCATAAAAAATAATGCACATTTTTAAGGGACGAAGGGAATATGATATTTTATAATGAAAGTCAAACTGAAAACGTTTAATTTTGTAGGCCGCGAACAATAACAATTTGAATCCTAAATtaggggttttttttttctcaataaaataaatgaaataccTAAAATATTAGGACTATTGCTATCTTGAAGTAAAGCCACCACAGAATACCAACATTATCAACGAATTAGTTTACATTAATTTCCTCTATTATGAGACATTGTTTAGAAGGAATATTAGCATTGACTACATCaataattgaattattgaagCAGATAATTAAATCTCGGTACACGCCCTCTAATTTTTAAAAGTAATCTTTAGCctaatatatagtattataaGTTTTCAAAAcctacattttatttatttatttgattaattgttattaatatatatttgatttcgAATCAAATTAAACGCATCTAGATTAGACAGCTTGTTTTTCATATTAAAATCTTTCTCTtacgtcaagaatatacataatgaaggtataaataaaaattaagaaaaaaaaaaagatcgagCTAGGTTAGGCATTACTATTAATTGACTTCAATCGATAATGATGACTTAAACATGTAACATTATTGCAATTATCTATGTCAAATTAGTAAATTGTCGGTAGCAGCCATGTTTGAGTTTGAaacttattataataattaagtGCCATTAATATATCAACGAAAATATTtagttttttgaaaaaaaaaaaaaaagaagcttaAGCAAATTATTACCGCTGaatgttttaaattttatactCCTTTGAAGTACTGCTTGAAAATCGtgttaggaaaaaaaaaattatttgatcgtgaataaatattaaaagtttaaaagcaaataaattatTAGAAATTAAGATAAATAGTAAGTATGATATTTATACATAATAAAAGTCATTAATGTATCCATATTATTATCATGTATATATCGAAATATGGAATGACGTGATCATCCTATGTTTACAATCACGTTATAGGAGTTATTTTTCTATCTAAAATTTACAATCTTCATCCTCAAATAATACCACATGTAATAATTTATGTAATATCATTGGTGGGTCAATCTTATCTTATTTTGTATGGTATATAATAGGGAAATAAGGTTTGCTGCGTGGCGTTCTACAATTCAAGTATTTTGAAAATTCTCTAttcttcttcattcttattttttttttcatttgatgTTTTTGTCccttttatattattatatagatatatatcaaattaaaataatgaacatatatatattgacTATAATATCGTATCTGTTATAGattaaaatcaatatatatatatatatatatatacatatatgcacATTTATTGTATAGAATATATCATTTATGTAACAAAATTTATTATTGAttgtatataagtaaatattctTAAGTTATTACATGTCACTATAGAAGTTATAACATTCaattaaactattaaaattaatttattatcaagAGTTATGTCATTGTAACATTCATTATTAATtgtcaattcaaaattattatgtaatttatacatataatttttagaagtatatatgaaaaataattaaaaataaaaatttactaattaaaattatatgcaaccgttattatatattatataaattttagcgacttgattaattttaaatgttcaaaatttattttatacttgGTTGACTAAATATTcatgaaagaaagaataaataaatacatatgttttttttttgacttaatAAATACATATGTTAAAAATTCATATATGACCATAAATCTTATCTATATTAATATtctgataattttatttatgtttattaaatattttatcatttaccgaatattttatgattatttATTCTGCTTTTTTATATCTATTGATTCATCTAAATAAGATTAACAAATACacaaaagtatatatatttttgaagcAAGTGTTAGATATATTTGAATTAGAAGCATGAGGTCCATGACCAGTCATATTATTCACAGAAACAAGATTATTGCATTTGAACTAACAAAAGTGAAACACTTCCTCCAATCAGATTCATCAATTCCAATCCAATCTTAAACATCAAAAGTAAGAGATGGAGTACTAAATTTGGAAGAAAAAACACtaggaaattaattaaatcagtGGTTTTAATGTTCTTTTGAATATGTTCATCACCAACAGAGTAGAAATTAGGAATAGCCTAAAAATAGTAACCAAATGAAGATCATAAGTCTAACGAGCGTCGGCCATCCATCGCCGTCGCCATCAAAAACGACGAACCCGAGATCACCGGACCAGAGGAATGAGCAGATACTCAGCATAAAAGAGCTGCACAGCAGAAGAAGAGGTCACAGATAGTCGGAAAAAATCAGGTTCGTTTTCGAAGGTAGGACTAGAAAACACTCTCATCAACAATTGTCTGAGAGAATAATACAATTTTCAACGACAGCTCGAAAACTGGGATCATGTCGAGCGAGTCGTGAAACCAGATAACGCAAGAGCAGCTCGACAAACAAGCTTGGTTAGGGCTCGTATTAGTTTTGGTTCAAGTTGCTAGTGCGATTAATCATGCATTCTGCGCTACGATGCAAGAACAGATGCATACTTGCGCAGCACTTGGAAATCTTGAATTGATAGTAAAAAAAGCAACCTGTTTCTGAAAAGGGGATTACCTTCCATATGAACATATAAAAGGATGTTATTGCTGTCTTGCTCTTGAAATCGATAGATTTTGCACGACTCCAGAGCAGATAACCCAACACGGTATGACCAACGAGCTAAAAGCAATGGCAACGAGAGAGCAATGAGTAGGTAGACATTTGCCATTTTTGATCATTTCGAGTCCAGATTGGCCCTTTCCAGTGGTATCATATCATTTGGTCAACCCTTATATAAGAACAAAACCATTGGCGAAAACTGGCTTACCGTGGCCCACTTGCTCCATGTGCAAGAAGATGTAACTCCGACAAACAATGCAACGGCATATGCCATTTCAAGAAGTGAAATGCAGATCCAGAAAACCTACCACGAAGATTTCAACTAAGTTAAACCCAGAAAAGTCCCATATATAATGCTTGGGCGATAAACAAAGTTGGCAGTAACTGATAACTAACCTTCTCTTGGCCCAGTCGGACTGTAAATGATTGAATTCCGTATATCTTGTCCCCAACAATATCAGGTATATCCTATAAATATGGAATTGTGAAGTCAACGGATAAATATCCACTTTCCTTTGCAGCGGAAtaccacacacacacagacgATCACCAATTGTTTCACATTAGAAATACATAAGGTCTCTAACATATGACTTATGCATAAGTTTCAGATATCATCTcatttattgcaaaataaaccACACttcaaaatttagaacaatttgGTTCATATGTTTCTTATTCTTATgtgaaagaaccactaaataatcCTTGACTTAGATATCAATATCGAAAAGAAATTCAAACCTTAAACAGCGCAATGACGACAGAGAAGAAGCTCATGAATGCAGTTGCAAAAATCACAGGCTTTGTGAGTATGCCTGGTCGTCCAAACACATACGTCTGGAAATGGAAGGCGCATTAAATCATATGTGGATTAAAGAAGCTACATGATACGATACCAAATAATTATACGGAGATGGACACCATAAGGAACAAGAGCCTCTCAGACCTCCTCTACTGTGGCCACAATATTTGTGTTACTTTCTATCCCTCAAACTTAAGCCAAGAAACTTGAGTCCATCATTTTGTGCAAGTCCTTCTATCgatattttaatttgcatatcAGGCTTTAATTTGCACTTGAATTTGGTTACATATTTAGGTAATTGTAAAAAAGGGAACTATTTCATATTCTAATTCATTCAGCCCTTAGAATCGGAGCTTGAAATTCCTGCTTTGGATAGTGgaatagatatagatatatacaCCTACACTTGAATAATGAACTTTCAGATAACAAATTCTGAAGATGTTGGAGACTGAAAAATTTACACTACTGAAAACGCTTAGAGGGCATTTATAGGATGgatagaaaaaaataatccaaGCTAATCTatcatttactttgatggattgttTAAGTTCGAGCTTATTTGACCATCTTATCCTTCAAATACTAAAATCTTATGTTTTATCAATCTATCCTATCACTCAAAGTAAACTCCCATCCTTAAAGGATATGATTGACACAAAAATGACAAGCATAGATATATGATGTTGGAAAAGAACAGGGGCTTACATGATATCAGAAGTAGACAAACTAAATACatagtgaaaagaaaaaattgcaACACGTAAAATCATCACCTGGATGTGCAAATAGAAAGCTATTTGCACGATCACTGCGCGCACGGCAAAGATGCACATAGCTGCAACTACGGCGAATCTTTTCCATCTCAAAAGCGGTACCTGCAAAGAAATGCATGCTTATATGCCATAAAACATATGAATGACAAATATGCATTAAAAACCAACTTACATCAATGGAATACGCAGTTCCAAGCATGAAGCTGATGAAGAGGGCCCAAAATAAAGGCCACGAACCAACAATCCATCCAAGCCAAAAACTCTGAGAATGGGAAAGCAGCAATTTTTTAGTTCGTCAAGATGTTGGATGGAATAAACAAGACTAGTATAAGCAAACTAAGTAGAATCCATTTACGCACCAAGATGCCAAAGGATGATACGATCATTACACCAGTTTTGACTGAATATTCTCCAGATGCCAACGGAAGGTAAGGTTTGTTCACCTGACATGGGATTCGTGTCAAGTTTTCATCTAAAGTGGGCAACACTATTTAAGATATGGACGCAaaagaattaataaaaatttcacCAATAACAAAAGCACATTGCAACACACACAGTTACTAATGGTAACGGAAGAACTGAACATTTAAAAGCTTTTGCAGCCGTAAAGCAGTGATGGTTCTAGTTTAACCTATGTTTGTACCTAATATCATCGCACAGTGAGCTCAAAAACCAGAAGATAGAAAATAGAAATATATCATTTTGAGATTTGAGCATCAAATATGAAGTTTTAGCCTACAAAACTACCAGCACATGAGCCTCCACCAGATTTTGACAATCTTGATAGAGAATGATCCACCCATTTACTATAACTGTCAGTCCCCTTTTAAAGAAGCTTATCCTCGAAGCTAAAAGGACAGCACAGACATGATTTAACTAGATTTTATACCTTTTATATCATCGTCAAGTGAGCTCAACAACCACAAGACAGAAAATACAAAGGAATTGTATTGAGATTTGGGCAATTATGAAATTTCAGCCTATAAAAGTACAAGTACCAGAGCCTTGATTGGGCTTGAACAATCTTGATAGAGAACAGATCCGCCCATTTAACTAGAGCCGCTAGTCCTGGTTTAGAGAAGAAGCTCATCCTTCGAGCTAACAGGGCAGCAGATACATGAAAATTATCCAAGAAAATACAGCTCATTTCATCTTTGTAGTTTAATCAAGGCCGCTTCAAATATTACCATCACTTCATATTACCAATCTAAAGAACACAGGCTTTATTCCAGAGcgttaaataatgaatactctTGACCCTAGTTATAACCTTAATctttcattgtttatttctttttgtcAAATCAAAATCCAGATTTAAGAGAGGACGGAAAAAGTATTTTCTCATAAGCAGACATGGTTTCATAATACATCTGGAAGCCAACCTTGTCGATTTCTATATCAGATATTTGATTTAAACCaacaatataaatattcatCAACAGAGCAGCAACAATTGCCTGCAAAATACAGCATAGTGCATGGGTTAGAATCGATAGACTTACTATAATGACAACTAACGACAAAAGACTACACCATACCTCTAGCAAGCCAGCAAAAAATAATGGAGAAAAATCTGATAGTTTCTCGACCGCAAGGAGAGAAACTGAAACGATGCTCAGTGCCTGCTCACGGGAAGAGAGCATGAGAAACTTAAATTAGAAAAACCAGCTCGAAGGATGAAAACCATGTTCGCTGAAAGATAAAACAAGAATCATGTAACCTAACTGTTCCTATAACCGTATGAGGCCGTGAAAACCTGTAGAAAGCATCTAAGCCTTGATGCAAGGGACCCAAAGGGCTCTTAGAAGGTTCAGATTCAAGAGAATGCCCTGAAGCTGAATTTACTACATACTTCGAATCACCCTTGGGATTTAGTGTAACTCTTCTTTGGGTGATATTTTTGACAGATTGGTGCACCAAATTTTGCCTCCGCACACATAACCTCTCTGATACGGCATAGATCCTTCCTACATTGCTGAAAGCTTTGCATTTTAAATGATTCCCTGCTACAAAAGAACCGATTGTAGCTCAAAATCAGAGTTTGAAATGCCACTTATTGCATCTATCCAAATTTCGAAGTGTTGTTGCGCCATCTATACCATGCTCAAATATGAAGGTGGATATTGTGAAAACATGTAAGCATACTGCAAAAAGAGGTCGAACGAGGGAAGTAAACCATCGAAAACACGGATAAAGGTGGTACaaaaaaattcaagattttaagTCACTTTTTGTGAGATGATCGCATAAATCAACAAAAAATCATGTAGCCAACCCCGCAAGAACTGGAAAATGGCATCTGATTCTATAAAAAGGTAAGAAATGAGCACTGAAAATTACAGTCTAAACACTCTGCTTCTGGCAACAAAATCCCACAAATTCCAAAgaaacaattttatttatttatttatttatttatttgggggGGACAAGAAAAGCCCATACGCCATTAATGAATGCAACAGTAATAATCGGAATCAAAATTGGACAGAGAAAATTGagcaaaaaggggaaaaagacTTAATTCACCAAACCCATAGCTCTTCCGCCGCCAAAACAATTATTCAATTAATGAAAAAACGAGGAAATCCGCATGTACCAGTAGGAAGCGAGCATAGCTCAGCTGCAAAGGGAAGCGAAAGCGAAGGTTTCTGGAAAGACCCAATTAGCATGGACTCCATTTCTTGAATTAAGAATCGGTAGACCTCACCAACGGCTGAAGTTTGAAACAGTGAACAATATctcttcactctctctctctaagagAAGAGGGAAGAGTGAGAAAGGCAGCTTGGTTGCATGTTGAACACTTTGTAGCAAATTCTTTCACCAACGCTAAATCATCTGCTGCAGCTTGCCGGAATAATTACTCAATATTTAGATCGTGACAAACATATTTTTgtagaattattattatatagcatctaaaaaaaatgatactaAATCTTAGACCCTACATTGTAGTGGAATTATTCTCGTGCCCATTTATAGACcctatatttttgtattttgtttgaATGGACAGATAGGAAAATAATTTTGGGACTGCTAAAGTcaaaaattaatcttaataacAAGAGAttccaaattaaaatttggattttcttttttaattttccaaaaaaaatcacCTTCCTAATTTTGGGCAGGACTGTAAAATCGTGCGTGTTGGGTCGTTATCGGATCGATATGATACGGTAAAATTAAATACGAGTACGATGTTCGACACAAACACGAACACGACACGAAAACGGTAGCAGCACGACTTGAATCGTGTTGACATGACACAAAAACGACACGATCTTagtaaaaaattgattaaacaAGACCCGGCAATGGTacgatgaaaataataattaaaataaatatgaaaggATGTGAATTTTGTGTTTCTTTACGACGGAATGAAAGGATGAAACTTCAAAAAGTAAAAAACCTAactctaaaataaaaattaaaatgctaatatatatttaatgaaaataataatactccctccatctcattCCAATaagttcgtttttttttttttggatgtcccactctaataggctcgttttctaTTTTGAGTGAAAAatgtgtacttaattggtgtggaccacatcATTTTTCTActaaaagtaagttttcttaatttttgtgccaAAAAGAAATGAGTCTATTGAAGTGGAACAGatgaaatattaattataacgaATTACACGAACCCGACACGAAATTATGTGTGCTTGTCAAGTAGATACAATTGGGACACAAACTCATTTTGTTACGCAAACTAATTCAAAGCTCATACGAAGTATATTTTCCATTAATTGTGATTTCTTTGTAATTTTTGACACGTATAACTCTAATttacttgttcttatttttgttattttttgtgTTCGACAAActtataattttgtttttatgGGCTACTAACTTATAATTTTGCTTTTTTATTAGAATAAAAACAATACTTTATTTATCTCATTAAAAATTATccgtatttttattttaggtcATCTCActaaaaattattcattttcagaaaatataatattttttatttgatttacacCTTCTTCTTAATTTCTTGTATAACATGACACATTTTCTTTTAAAACCATTTACGTGCGATTATTTCgcttattttctttctttcaaaatCTCTCTTTTTCTAATGCTCTtgccacatttttttttttcatttgcaTGTTGAATTTCTTAttcatttcaataaaaaaattgcatcTCTCTGAAAAATATAgcaatatattattattattattatcctcgtaatataatatttttattcatattttgagcACACACGTCACACTCAATAAGTTACTTGAACCAATTGATATTATTAAGTAAATCACTATCAAGTAGACAATGTATCTTCCTTGGCATGTTTCCATGTTGCGTATATGTTTGTATATATTGATAACAATAGTTTTtctattcatttattttacGAAAGAAATTAACGCagccatgtttttttttttcgtctTAATTTTCTGTATTTGATCAAATATTTTCTATATCTATTCATATAATTTAAACAATATCCccttataattaaaatatttatctatttttttaatcttataaATATCTTGGAATTGTTTCTTTCTGTAAAGTAATTGATCtcaaactaattaaaatattattttattcacGATACGCTCGAcattttagattttctcaaaaaaatataaattaatttacgaTATTCAAAAAGTGAACGCAcataaattgtatatattgttaaaaatatttaaaatggaATAAACAATGTTATATTTatcatgaatgttttttttttttgaaaattacaagaggtatatgaatataatcaattatgcaacacGTACGCAAGCGGGACCTCATCGCCACCCAACGATGGAAAAACATCACCGCATGCAGGCGAGAAACGTCCTGCGTGTGGAAACCTCAACACCAAACAATACAATACCGCATGCAGGCGAGAATACAACACCATATAAAATGGGAACACATCACCGCACGCATGTGGGATTGAATTCAAGACCTCTCAAATGAGAGTGTTTGAGTGCCTTAACTTTGTCACTAAAGCAATACCTCATTGACATCATGGATGTTTTTATAATAACTATTGTTGTAGTAGAATCTTTTCATTTGAAAGTTTAATTGGAAATGAGAATTTTATAAGGttgaaaaatagataaataccTTATTCTCATTTTAATACTATGAAGTTTGAAATTAATATGTGAATGTGACAATAGTCACGTGCCCGACGTTATTAAATGGCTGATAGTCACGTGCCCGACGTTATTAAATGTGACAGTAAAGCTATTTCGAATTATCAATTTCAGGGCAATTTTATTGCAATTTTAAAGCAAACAAATGTTTCAATCTctactttcaaaaaaaaaaatgtttcaatCTCccctcaaaagaaaaaaaaaatgtttcgaTCTATATGAGTAAGACAAATTTGCAGGTCCATAGCATGATGGCACATGCCCAAACAATAACCAAAATATATGTCtatgtctatatatataaaaggggAGTCATGGCCCAAATTATTTTGCCGGTCCAGTGTTGTAAACGAATCAATTCGCTCGCAAATTATTTAAAGCTTAACTCCAAAAAAATTTGGTCAAAATCCATCGTCTTCTAAACGAGTCGAATTCGAACTCGAGTCTAAAAACGAGCCCAGTAAAATTATTGAGCTAAACTCGAACCTAAACATGTTCGACTTGTAAGCTCGTAAACATGTTCTCGAATATGTTTGTGAGCATTATTCGTGAACCTGATCGCGAATATATTCACGAATATAAagttaaatgttttttttttttaacgaaAAATTACTAAAATGATAGtactaataaattttaattgcaATAACACTCTACTATGAAAGTTGACAAATGTCACtgcaattaattattttgtttatttcacTCTAAACTATTGATACAATTTGTCGATAATTTTATATCATGCACAAAGAAATATTCCTAAATTTATACCctttgaatttttctttttctttaactcaGTACAATCACTATTTTTGCATCGCATGAGAGAAATGCTAGAAagctaattaaaaaaaagaacgaAAACgaaattattcatattttttcttgatatatttattccattttttttataaaaaataagaagaaaaaaaggaaaatgtctGAAAAAACTTCCACAGCTCCATCTACAGAAACCCACCACCATAACACcgccggaggcggcggagcaaaAATACTCTAACATAAAATTATTGAACattaattctcaaaaaaaataaaaataaaaattattgaacattacaaggaaagaaaaagataaacatCACTGtaaatcatacacacaagcCAACactaatttctttt contains:
- the LOC130987695 gene encoding homogentisate phytyltransferase 1, chloroplastic isoform X1; the protein is MESMLIGSFQKPSLSLPFAAELCSLPTAGNHLKCKAFSNVGRIYAVSERLCVRRQNLVHQSVKNITQRRVTLNPKGDSKYVVNSASGHSLESEPSKSPLGPLHQGLDAFYRFSRPHTVIGTALSIVSVSLLAVEKLSDFSPLFFAGLLEAIVAALLMNIYIVGLNQISDIEIDKVNKPYLPLASGEYSVKTGVMIVSSFGILSFWLGWIVGSWPLFWALFISFMLGTAYSIDVPLLRWKRFAVVAAMCIFAVRAVIVQIAFYLHIQTYVFGRPGILTKPVIFATAFMSFFSVVIALFKDIPDIVGDKIYGIQSFTVRLGQEKVFWICISLLEMAYAVALFVGVTSSCTWSKWATLVGHTVLGYLLWSRAKSIDFKSKTAITSFYMFIWKLFYAEYLLIPLVR
- the LOC130987695 gene encoding homogentisate phytyltransferase 1, chloroplastic isoform X2, producing MESMLIGSFQKPSLSLPFAAELCSLPTGNHLKCKAFSNVGRIYAVSERLCVRRQNLVHQSVKNITQRRVTLNPKGDSKYVVNSASGHSLESEPSKSPLGPLHQGLDAFYRFSRPHTVIGTALSIVSVSLLAVEKLSDFSPLFFAGLLEAIVAALLMNIYIVGLNQISDIEIDKVNKPYLPLASGEYSVKTGVMIVSSFGILSFWLGWIVGSWPLFWALFISFMLGTAYSIDVPLLRWKRFAVVAAMCIFAVRAVIVQIAFYLHIQTYVFGRPGILTKPVIFATAFMSFFSVVIALFKDIPDIVGDKIYGIQSFTVRLGQEKVFWICISLLEMAYAVALFVGVTSSCTWSKWATLVGHTVLGYLLWSRAKSIDFKSKTAITSFYMFIWKLFYAEYLLIPLVR